Below is a window of Pseudarthrobacter equi DNA.
CCTGGTGCGGCCGGGTGGCCGGCTCCGTGAACAGCGCGACCTTGCCTATAAGCTGCTGACCGCCATCCCGGGCATCACCTGTGTCCCCGCGGCGGGGGCCATGTACCTGTTCCCGCGACTGGACCCGGAGCTGTACCCGATCGCCAGCGACGAGCAGTTCGTCATCGACCTGCTCAGGGACCAGAAGATCCTGGTGTCCCACGGCACGGCCTTCAACTGGCCCACGCCGGACCACTTCCGGTTCGTGATCCTCCCGTCCGTCCTGGACATCGAGGAAGCGGTCCGCCGGATTTCGACGTTCCTGGCGAGCTACCGCAACCGCGAAGCGGCGTAAAAACCCGGGGTCAGGAACGGCCCTTGGCCCCTGCGGCCTTGACCAGCCGTTCCGCCTCAGCCACGATAAGCCCCTGAACCGGCGGCGGGACGGCCGCCCCGCGCCGGCCGCTGCCCTCTTCCTCCCGGATGCCCACGGCCAAGGCGCTCATCAGGTCGGCATCCTCGGTGGTTGCCAGGTCACTGCCGATGAGCTGGACCAGCACCTTCAGGCCTGCGAGCCGGCGGTGCGGGTCACGGCCATCCAGGGCGGCATCAAGAGCCCACTGCGCCCGCTTCCACCACTGGTCCCGCCTGTCCGCGCGGTCCCGCTGCCGGTAGGCCAGGTAGGCAACGAGGACGACGCCGAAGGTCGCCAGGGGCGCCAGCGACGCCGCCCCGAGCACCACAGCCCAGATCCCCTGCAGAATCTCCATGGCACCACCATAGGCGCGGCCGGACATTTACAGGTCCGGCGCCAAGAACTAACCGGCAGCTAACCGCGGGGAAACGGGCACGCAACATTCGCAGCCCACACTGGTGAATGCAGGCAAGAGCCGGCACCAGCTCCAGCCAGGAGGCCCCGATGTTGAAGAAGGCGACCACGCATGTAACCAGAGTCCGCACCTTGGATCAGCTCCACCGCGGCGACGAAATCGAAGCCCGGCTGTCCGTGGGGCCCTCCTACGACGATGTGGTGATCCGCCGCGGCAGCGTCCAGGAAACAGCGCCAGGAATCGGCGTCGTCTGGATCATGGACCGGATCACGGGCCTCCGCAAAGCCATCAATACGGACGAATGCACGGTCTGGCGCGTCGCCTGATCCGTTTCTTGACGCACGACGGCGGCACACCAGTGGCGCGGCATCGGGCGCAGTCAGTAAGGACTGCCCGAATCCGCGGCATGAACCGTCAGCCGCCGGCCACCGACTGGATCACCAGCACCTCCTGGCCCGGGGACACCTCGGTATCCAGCCCCTGCAGGCGCCGTACCTCGTCACCGTCCACGTAGACGTTAACGAAGCGGCGCAGCGCACCCGTTTCGTCCCGGAGCCGCCGGGCGAGCACAGCGAACCCGGCAGTGACCGAATCGAGGAGCTGCCCCACTGTTACCGGCCCGTCGGCGGGCGCAGTCAGTACGGACTGTCCGCCGGCCAGGGGCTGGAGGACGCTGGGTAGCACCACTGTAATGTCAGGCACCGGCCACCACTGCCGCCCGGACACACAGGACGTCCGGAAGGTGCGCGATTACCTCTGCGAACGTCTCCCCCTCGTCCGCGCTTGCGTACACCGTCCCGCCGCGGGTGCCGAAGTACACTCCGGCCGGCTCGGCGGTATCCACCGACGCGGCGTCGCGCAGCACACTGTTGTATTCCTTGCCGGGCAGGCCGTTGCTGAGCCGCTTCCACGAGTTTCCGGCATCGTCAGTCCGGTGGACCGCAAGGTCCCCATCCGGAGGGATGCGTTCGCCGTCGGCTTTGAGCGGGACCACCCAGGCCGTTCCTTCCCGGCGCGGGTGCGTCA
It encodes the following:
- a CDS encoding MoaD/ThiS family protein; translation: MPDITVVLPSVLQPLAGGQSVLTAPADGPVTVGQLLDSVTAGFAVLARRLRDETGALRRFVNVYVDGDEVRRLQGLDTEVSPGQEVLVIQSVAGG